The genomic DNA CGGTAGATGCTAAATAATCAGTACAAAATTCAATAATCTCTTCAACTGAATACCCTTCAACTATGCTACCTTCAGGCAGACGTCGATTTCTCACGTATGCTTTTAAGATACACAAGAATCTCTCGAAAGGATACATTTGCCGCAAATATAACGGACCATAAATTTTAATCTCTCTCACAAGATGAACCACTAAATGCACCATTATGTCAAAAAATGAGTGTAGAAAAGACATTTCAAACTCACAAAGTGTAACAATTATATCTGCTTGCAAAGTATCCAATGTCATGGGATCAATCACCTTACTACATATAGCATTGAAGAAGAAACACAGTTTCGTGATGACCAATCACACATGCTTCGGTAATATGCCTCGAATTGCAACCGGTAATAGATGTTGCATTAACACGTGACAATCATGTGACTTCATTCCTACCAACTTCAAATCTTTCATTGAGACAATGTTTTTTGGGTTTGAGGAATATCCAGATGGAACTTTCACACTAGATAAACACTCACAAAAGCTGATTTTTTCTTTTCTAGACAGAGTATAACAAGCTGGAGGTAGATATGCACGCTTTCCTGATTGTTGTGGTGCTAATTCTACTCGTATACCCATCTCTTGCATGTCTAATCTGGCTTTCATTGCATCCTTTGACTTACCGGGTATATTCAACAATGTCCCGACAAGGCTTTCACATACATTTTTTTCAATATGCATGAAATCCAGACAGTGTCTAACTTGCAAGTGTTCCCAGTATGGAAGATCCCAAAATATAGATTTCTTCTTCCAAATACTATTTGGAGTTCGCTTTTTATACAACTTTCCAAGTACAACATCAATATCTTTAACACGTTCCAAAACCTCACTCCCCGTTAATGGTAAACGAGCCACTCGAGTCTCGACAGTCCCGCCAAAAGACTTTTTCCTCTTACGATACGGGTGATTAAGGGGAAGAAATGTACGATGACCCATATAAACATTCTTTTTACAATTGTTTAAACGAAGATCAATTGTAGCATCTTCACAAATCGGACACGCTTTAGCTCCTTTGATAGTGTATCCTGAAAGGTTTCCATAACCTGGAAAATCACTTATGGTGCAAAAAATCATGGCACGTACAGTGAAATCTGTTTGGCTAAATGCATCATATACCCTCTCACCTTCATCCCACAATAACTTTAGATCTTCAATAAGTGGCTGAAGATAAATATCGATATTATTTCCGGGTTCTTTAGGACCGGGGATTAGCAATGTCAATATGATGTACTTGCGCTTCATGCATAACCAAGGAGGCAAGTTATAAATTGTCAGAAGAACCGGCCAAGTGCTATGTTGAGAGCTTAAAGTGCGATACGGATTCATGCCATCCGCACAAAGCCCAAGTCGTAAATTTCTAACTTCTCTGCCAAATTTCGGGAACTTTCCATCAATGGTTCTCCATTGTGGAGAGTCACC from Apium graveolens cultivar Ventura chromosome 5, ASM990537v1, whole genome shotgun sequence includes the following:
- the LOC141660020 gene encoding uncharacterized protein LOC141660020; the protein is MDRRTWMYKISRATHEYISGVKHFIECAEKHAKGDMIMCPCYDCYNLKKFPTVDTVRDHLFRRGFMDDYTRWIWHGEGIHSRTMKTYTRNDESFGDGTPENKEDDVENDRVEEMIEDLEDFLKHQPKILESLVDGSKKLLYPGCNDQFTRLSTTLKLCKLKVKNGWSDKSFTEMLKLLADILPPNNELPISTYEAKKILCPMSMNVKKIHACINDCVLFRHKYEHLQTCPKCGASRYKREGNYSLSVDKKRPPAKVLRYLPVVERFKRLFANVTDAKLMRWHKEGRKSDGMLRHPGDSPQWRTIDGKFPKFGREVRNLRLGLCADGMNPYRTLSSQHSTWPVLLTIYNLPPWLCMKRKYIILTLLIPGPKEPGNNIDIYLQPLIEDLKLLWDEGERVYDAFSQTDFTVRAMIFCTISDFPGYGNLSGYTIKGAKACPICEDATIDLRLNNCKKNVYMGHRTFLPLNHPYRKRKKSFGGTVETRVARLPLTGSEVLERVKDIDVVLGKLYKKRTPNSIWKKKSIFWDLPYWEHLQVRHCLDFMHIEKNVCESLVGTLLNIPGKSKDAMKARLDMQEMGIRVELAPQQSGKRAYLPPACYTLSRKEKISFCECLSSVKVPSGYSSNPKNIVSMKDLKLVGMKSHDCHVLMQHLLPVAIRGILPKHV